The Chromatiales bacterium genome segment GATCGGCGGTGAAATTGGTGCATTGTCGGTAATTGCGTTGATCTTCATTAGCGCATTGATAGGCATTGCCGTGCTACAAAATCACGGATTCACAATTATGCGGCAATTTAGAAAAACGCTAGCCCAAGGCGATCCGCTAGAGCTGGCATTGGCAGAAAGCTTTTTGTTATTAGTGGCTGGTGTGCTGTTGCTAGCTCCTGGTTTTTTCACCGATACAATCGGACTTTTATGTCTGCTACCGTTCTCTCGTCGCTTATTCATTATTAGGTATCTATTGCCTTATCTAAATGTACGACGGCGTGCGCGTGGTAGCACTAGGACCTCGGGGCGCATTATTGATATGGGAAAAGACCAAGACGATTGGAAGTAATGAGATAGTGCATACTATTTAGTGACCGTTGTTGCTGGTGTTGATACCAAAGCAACTTTTTTTAATTTTTTTTGTTGAAATCTCGTATAGCGTCTCTATATTTATGGTCAATCAGGTATAAATTGATATACCTTCTACTAAAATTATTAAGTTAAATACTAAAAACAGGAGTTTAAAGATGAATATTAGACCCTTACACGACCGTGTCGTAGTTAAGCGCACGGAGGAAGAAAAGCTGAGTCCCGGCGGTATTGTAATTCCTGACAGTGCTACCGAAAAACCAATGAGAGGCGAAGTTATGGCGGTTGGCAATGGTAAATTGCTTGACGACGGCAAATTGCGTCCTTTGGATGTTAAAAAAGGCGATAAGATTTTGTTCGGTAAATATTCTGGTACCGAAATCAAACTGGACGGAGAGGATATAGTTGTCATGCGTGAAGACGATGTGCTGGCTATACTTGAGTCTTAAATTAGAAATTAAAAAGAGAGGAAAAAAACATGAGTGCTAAAGAAATTCGTTTCGCAGACCCATGCCGCCAGGCGATGGTGGAAGGTGTCAATATCCTAGCAGACGCAGTTAAAGTAACCTTGGGACCGAAAGGCAAGAATGTAGTTTTAGAGAAGTCCTTCGGCGCACCTACGGTGACCAAAGACGGTGTTTCAGTCGCTAAGGAGATAGAACTAGAAGATAAGTTCCAGAATATGGGTGCCCAGATGGTCAAGGAAGTCGCCTCGCAAACCTCCGATGTGGCGGGTGATGGCACGACGACCGCTACGGTGTTAGCACAGGGCATTATCCGCGAAGGCATGAAAGCAGTTGCCGCTGGTATGAATCCTATGGATTTGAAGCGCGGCATAGAAAAGGCGATGAGTGCTGCAGTGGAAGTCCTGAAGACATTATCTAAGCCGTGCGCTGACCGCAAGGCGATTTCGCAAGTGGGTAGTATCTCGGCTAATTCCGATACTGCGATAGGAGAGATCATTGCCGATGCGATGGATAAAGTTGGTAAGGAAGGCGTTATTACGGTTGAGGAAGGCAATGTGCTTGAAAACGAACTGGAAGTCGTTGAAGGTATGCAGTTTGACAGAGGCTATTTGTCTCCGTACTTTATTAACAACCAAGATAATATGAGTTCCGAGTTGGAAGACCCTTTTATCTTGTTGCACGATAAGAAAATATCCAATATCCGTGATTTACTACCATTGCTGGAAGGCGTCGCTAAATCTAGCCGCCCGCTGGTAGTGATTGCCGAAGATGTTGAAG includes the following:
- a CDS encoding FxsA family protein, which gives rise to MRIPLGIILIGLPLLEIYLFIVIGGEIGALSVIALIFISALIGIAVLQNHGFTIMRQFRKTLAQGDPLELALAESFLLLVAGVLLLAPGFFTDTIGLLCLLPFSRRLFIIRYLLPYLNVRRRARGSTRTSGRIIDMGKDQDDWK
- the groES gene encoding co-chaperone GroES, which produces MNIRPLHDRVVVKRTEEEKLSPGGIVIPDSATEKPMRGEVMAVGNGKLLDDGKLRPLDVKKGDKILFGKYSGTEIKLDGEDIVVMREDDVLAILES